The following are encoded together in the Oncorhynchus kisutch isolate 150728-3 linkage group LG8, Okis_V2, whole genome shotgun sequence genome:
- the LOC109895679 gene encoding protein prune homolog 2 isoform X2 encodes MEDYLRRAKTMLASGPDCPKVHAVLGGVDPDVDSVASTLCYAYFLNQKERSDCVYVPVLCGQKCDMGLPGETVRYLKRVRVCESALLWRDDIKLLQLHHRGKLSLTLMRDDVLDSSDYEALESSILRVVHHHKQRAGEEGVLSMAMVVAREILQEAVEPICAPLGELLGEALRLQSEVMWIQVGHCSVDLEELLRPLEERSSISPYDVTTGPNAGEAQFQGLDIEQMFLKELKEFSDGELTMSFTTVPVDLEDWNARHGLVGELKSFCHHHGYESLVIVSSRQSDPRHPRQQVAVYSENSDILNQICCELEESVSSSLRLEPVDCPQGSQGSLQLYHHKTLADSPRGLGPLVMELLKEFMERRCCLLACPPTSRTSSTEGVAGSAPLSQGSSGFTDMYGSDVERPEGPIAVAMPGDVGADLVSPDSGLATIRSSRSSKESSVFLSDDSPVAEAMAGGFLLNPALGFPSLSPIPHERRHSSRNRSGENLELFSFDPLHCSNSSPPAEDAVLHSSRGTGGHGSSSLSEFDELSMVDFYTPDSSAGHGGLVGSDLIGGGALMDQSMNRVPPTPVNSLVGSSTHSGTEVRFFPEDVAERINGLQHKESVSSSEAWDDFALDTKGSTSDEANTWSLTEAGYVCTDCPNPDIDLEGLREDEGSGGGGGEGDVRNTKLREEKDVCSKPVERQLTLVNEYIEPYDTWNPDSGFTEPWQPVTLDDLQLTPPDEENGEGKLLKVTSRARSSVVGKKRASLAPLTPETSKEEEDGLVRKATELDFWTYSAQKGFLKSDSATSATSVTTLSYPESLDLWNMTIHEDSQSTLTTPDMADLSERSDSCGLPALGTSLESPLGVSSEGMDMWNTTIQEDSASMATSPEVAGTGREELAGMEPWEAEPGTDLRQHEGEGRYSEEASQLQENVKRQAQRVQIVINGDEGKLCPQSGHDDHMMTENQITQDQMLGDMLIPAPNMVMSTSEYDNVGGGGIWSQPSSPDLQASPRADTTELIQGQSSPFIAVLKPESSGSTTEHQTSNSDCSGSTTTGIEQLTSTGRQVFLFDGTSGLGHGTRNGMLPVPGGPSVKSEYDNRGQGSEASEGPDWTEDLSSHSPFVLVDDGSSPTEDDTLPLSHGEEPVTELNFDQTWKDPATTQTQPSASPKLDSWDHLSTPVLKAGDSESPPNGASSLQWTTKVIYPDGGPHHMEDSIHSVPMSLSSSSGEKDRLKPSPDSFPPGSSEDVRSNSDGESSSGLEMDYIIVSGTVRESDRESKDDYRERNVTRDTDIGSRKGSRSLETYSMLSYAATLLQSGTATHRHHQDKNELNRRDRTHIDIHSPFCSDAGDNPISPIPTDEDHSTQANANGIGFCQSSHTTNQRYSETAASYLVSPQIQVTTEISGCGQSDTNRPSLHQSEMRVAGLGSSDLDDDSYDGQTNARVVKSSSASLRYPAEQHFLKAREEVYVHSQISLEDSDEGGLSPSVPPSPSQRSQGWGSLPREQGDQQRHHAIPQSPLPLTDSSQSPLGDSSLMGTPENLSGGPSPVQEVGLPFSGDLMDKEEEEFGMNPPSWDTGEEMEKGVCEVIHSHAHAPNPGPTAELLENSEHLSGGHFSEDGDRLTAQSMMERFSQNQVEFAAEQPMRNQPRRPSQGLEDLLVNHKMGGGGDDFEETDSSYLGCIPTTANGASSPLSHTRLEDVASQSWNQRASEGVPHQWTASQDQSNDSSTQYGYGHTDHHTEQTEDHASYQTRDCAEEARDDLLSQHYEAKGHTTNSYYYHTEGNGQGRSDDCSHYDSEGQAQWEAEGQDHSRTPEEPYDLTGNAKYLLEDHTCYETEEQTHFVPDDYSHVLLSRPASDDPGMMASNKDHTDGLENRPDPPSSLELNGASIPPRKKLVAPPMNVSLDRSEGSLLSDDALDTGDDLDINVDELDTPDEADSLEFNGIGDPQGSNQEADREPSEAIPEYSAEEERQDAKLWRTVVIGEQEHRIDMKCIESYQRVISHGGYYGDLNAIIVFAACFLPDSNCDDYHYVMENLFLYVISTLELMVAEDYMIVYLNGATPRRRMPGIGWMKKCYHMIDRRLRKNLKSFIIVHPSWFIRTVLGIIRPFISSKFSSKIKYVNSLAELRQLIPMEYVHIPESIIKVDKRVNSGV; translated from the exons agaggagggggtgttgTCCATGGCGATGGTGGTCGCCAGGGAGATTCTTCAAGAGGCAGTGGAGCCGATCTGTGCACCGCTGGGGGAGCTCTTAGGAG agGCCCTGCGGCTACAGTCAGAGGTGATGTGGATCCAAGTTGGCCACTGCTCGGTGGACCTGGAGGAGCTGCTGAGGCCATTGGAAGAGAGAAGCAGCATCTCCCCCTATGATGTCACAACCGGTCCTAACGCTGGCGAGGCCCAGTTTCAAG gtTTGGACATAGAGCAGATGTTTCTGAAGGAGCTGAAGGAGTTCTCTGATGGGGAGCTGACCATGTCTTTCACCACTGTGCCAGTAGATCTGGAG GACTGGAATGCTCGCCATGGCCTGGTTGGGGAGTTGAAGTCCTTCTGTCATCACCATGGTTATGAGAGTCTTGTCATAGTCTCATCTCGCCAGAGTGACCCTCGCCATCCACGCCAGCAGGTGGCAGTGTACTCCGAAAACTCTGACATTCTCAACCAG ATCTGCTGTGAGCTGGAGGAGTCAGTGAGCTCCTCTCTTAGGCTGGAGCCTGTGGACTGTCCCCAGGGCTCCCAAGGGTCCCTGCAGCTCTACCACCACAAGACCCTGGCAGACTCACCTCGAGGTCTGGGACCCCTGGTCATGGAGCTCCTCAAGGAGTTCATGGAGCGCCGGTGCTGCTTGTTAGCCTGCCCTCCCACTAGCAGGACCTCCTCCACGGAGGGTGTGGCGGGCAGCGCCCCACTGTCCCAGGGCTCCTCGGGCTTCACCGACATGTACGGCTCTGACGTGGAGAGGCCCGAGGGCCCCATTGCCGTGGCGATGCCTGGTGATGTGGGTGCTGACCTGGTGAGCCCGGACAGCGGCCTGGCAACCATCCGTAGCAGCCGCTCCTCCAAGGAGAGCTCCGTGTTCCTAAGTGATGACAGCCCGGTAGCCGAGGCGATGGCTGGGGGATTCCTCCTCAACCCGGCGCTCGggttcccctctctgtcccccatcCCGCATGAGAGGAGACACTCAAGCAGGAACAGGAGCGGCGAAAACCTTGAGCTGTTCAGCTTTGACCCACTGCACTGCAGTAACTCGTCTCCACCTGCAGAAGATGCAGTGCTGCACTCCTCTCGAGGTACAGGAGGCCATGGCAGCTCCAGCCTGTCTGAGTTTGATGAGCTGAGCATGGTGGATTTCTACACCCCTGATTCGTCAGCTGGGCATGGAGGATTGGTAGGAAGCGACTTGATTGGGGGAGGAGCTCTGATGGACCAGAGCATGAACAGGGTCCCTCCCACTCCTGTCAACAGCCTTGTGGGTAGCAGCACTCACAGTGGCACAGAGGTCCGCTTCTTTCCAGAGGACGTCGCTGAGAGAATCAACGGGCTGCAGCACAAAGAGAGCGTATCCTCGTCAGAGGCCTGGGATGACTTTGCCTTGGATACGAAAGGCTCCACCTCGGATGAAGCCAACACGTGGAGCCTGACAGAGGCTGGGTATGTCTGCACAGATTGTCCTAACCCTGACATTGATCTGGAGGGACTGAGAGAGGACGAGGGCagcggaggtggaggaggagaaggagatgtgAGAAACACTAAGCTGCGAGAAGAGAAGGATGTCTGTTCCAAACCAGTGGAGAGACAGCTCACTCTTGTGAATGAGTACATAGAACCCTACGACACCTGGAACCCTGACTCAGGTTTCACAGAACCATGGCAGCCGGTGACACTGGACGATCTGCAGCTCACTCCTCCGGACGAAGAGAACGGAGAAGGGAAGCTCCTCAAAGTCACATCACGTGCACGCTCTTCTGTGGTAGGAAAAAAGCGAGCATCTCTGGCCCCTCTCACGCCAGAGACCTCGAAGGAAGAAGAGGATGGTCTAGTCAGGAAGGCCACAGAGCTGGACTTCTGGACCTACTCAGCCCAGAAGGGATTTCTCAAATCGGACAGTGCGACCAGCGCCACCAGTGTCACGACCCTGTCCTACCCAGAGTCTCTGGACCTATGGAACATGACAATCCACGAAGACAGCCAATCCACACTCACTACCCCAGACATGGCCGATCTATCCGAGCGGTCGGACTCCTGCGGGCTCCCTGCGCTGGGAACATCCTTGGAGAGTCCACTGGGTGTGTCTAGTGAGGGGATGGACATGTGGAACACCACCATACAGGAAGACAGTGCTTCCATGGCAACCAGTCCGGAGGTCGCTGGGACTGGGAGGGAGGAGCTTGCTGGCATGGAGCCCTGGGAGGCGGAGCCTGGGACAGACCTAAGGCAACATGAGGGGGAGGGAAGATATTCTGAAGAAGCCTCACAACTGCAAGAGAATGTAAAGAGGCAGGCCCAGAGAGTTCAGATAGTCATCAATGGAGACGAGGGAAAACTATGTCCCCAATCAGGGCATGATGATCACATGATGACAGAGAATCAAATTACACAGGATCAAATGTTGGGGGACATGCTCATCCCCGCCCCAAACATGGTGATGTCTACCTCTGAGTATGATAACGTAGGAGGAGGAGGCATCTGGAGTCAGCCCTCCTCCCCTGATCTCCAGGCCAGCCCTAGAGCAGACACTACTGAGCTGATCCAAGGTCAGTCCAGCCCTTTTATAGCAGTGCTAAAGCCAGAATCAAGTGGAAGCACCACTGAACATCAGACGTCCAACAGTGATTGTAGCGGGTCAACAACGACAGGCATTGAACAGTTGACTTCCACTGGCAGACAGGTGTTCCTGTTCGACGGAACCTCTGGACTGGGCCACGGGACCAGAAATGGGATGCTTCCAGTTCCAGGGGGGCCCTCTGTGAAGAGCGAGTATGACAACAGAGGGCAGGGATCTGAGGCATCTGAGGGCCCCGATTGGACAGAGGACCTGAGTAGCCATTCCCCATTTGTGCTGGTGGATGATGGCTCCTCCCCCACAGAGGATGACACCTTACCTCTGAGTCACGGGGAGGAGCCAGTCACTGAGTTAAACTTTGACCAGACAtggaaagacccagccacaacccagACTCAGCCCTCTGCATCCCCAAAGCTTGACAGTTGGGACCACCTATCAACCCCTGTTTTAAAAGCCGGTGATTCTGAATCACCACCAAATGGCGCATCATCCCTCCAATGGACTACTAAGGTGATCTATCCGGATGGGGGACCTCATCATATGGAAGATAGCATCCATAGTGTTCCTATGTCACTGAGCTCCAGCTCAGGGGAAAAAGACAGGCTCAAGCCCAGCCCAGATAGCTTTCCTCCCGGGAGCAGCGAGGATGTCAGGTCCAACTCAGATGGCGAATCCTCATCAGGCCTGGAGATGGACTACATCATCGTGTCGGGGACAgtcagagagagtgatagagagagcaaGGATGATTATAGAGAGAGGAATGTAACCAGAGACACTGATATTGGCAGCAGGAAGGGGTCTAGATCCTTAGAGACATATAGCATGCTCTCTTATGCGGCTACTTTACTCCAATCCGGGACAGCCACTCACAGACATCACCAAGACAAAAATGAGCTAAATAGGCGTGATCGAACACACATAGATATCCACAGCCCATTCTGCTCAGACGCAGGTGACAATCCTATTTCGCCTATTCCCACAGATGAAGACCACTCTACCCAAGCCAACGCAAATGGGATTGGCTTCTGTCAAAGCTCGCACACAACCAACCAAAGGTACTCCGAAACAGCCGCCTCTTATCTTGTTAGCCCTCAAATCCAAGTAACCACAGAGATAAGCGGCTGCGGCCAATCGGATACCAATCGGCCAAGCCTCCACCAGTCAGAGATGAGAGTAGCGGGCCTCGGTAGTTCGGACTTGGATGATGACAGCTATGATGGCCAGACGAATGCCAGAGTCGTAAAAAGCAGCAGCGCCTCCCTGAGATACCCAGCAGAACAACACTTCCTCAAAGCCAGGGAGGAGGTCTACGTCCACTCTCAGATCTCTCTGGAGGACTCGGACGAGGGCGGGCTCTCCCCCTCCgtccccccatctccctctcaaCGGAGCCAGGGCTGGGGCTCTCTGCCGAGGGAACAAGGCGACCAGCAGCGGCATCACGCCATCCCccagtctcccctccccctcacagACAGCTCACAGTCCCCATTGGGGGACAGCTCATTGATGGGCACTCCCGAGAACCTATCAGGTGGTCCCTCTCCTGTCCAAGAGGTGGGGCTTCCGTTCTCAGGCGACCTCAtggacaaggaggaggaggagtttggCATGAACCCTCCCAGTTGGGACACAGGTGAGGAGATGGAGAAAGGAGTATGTGAGGTGATACACAGCCACGCCCATGCACCAAACCCTGGGCCTACCGCTGAGCTACTGGAGAATAGTGAGCACCTGAGTGGAGGTCATTTCTCAGAGGATGGTGATAGACTGACAGCACAGTCAATGATGGAAAGGTTCTCGCAGAATCAGGTTGAATTTGCAGCTGAGCAACCAATGAGAAATCAACCCCGAAGACCTTCACAGGGCCTTGAAGACCTGTTAGTCAATCATaaaatgggaggtggtggagatgATTTTGAAGAAACGGACTCATCCTACCTGGG CTGTATCCCCACCACAGCCAATGGAGCCAGCTCCCCTCTGTCTCACACAAG acTTGAAGATGTTGCATCCCAGTCTTGGAACCAGCGAGCCAGCGAGGGGGTTCCTCACCAGTGGACAGCGAGCCAGGACCAATCCAACGACAGTTCCACCCAGTATGGATACGGACACACTGACCACCACACTGAACAGACTGAAGACCATGCCTCCTACCAAACCCGTGACTGTGCTGAAGAGGCGAGAGATGATCTCCTCAGCCAACACTATGAGGCTAAAGGACATACTACTAATTCCTACTACTACCATACTGAAGGCAATGGCCAAGGCCGGTCTGATGACTGTAGCCATTATGACAGTGAAGGCCAGGCCCAGTGGGAGGCTGAAGGTCAAGACCACTCCAGGACTCCTGAAGAGCCATATGACCTCACGGGCAACGCTAAGTATCTTCTTGAAGACCATACCTGTTATGAGACTGAAGAGCAGACCCATTTTGTTCCTGATGACTATTCCCACGTTCTACTCTCCAG GCCTGCTTCAGACGATCCTGGGATGATGGCCTCAAATAAAGACCACACAGATGGGTTGGAAAACAGACCAG ATCCCCCTTCCTCTCTGGAGCTGAATGGGGCCAGTATCCCACCCAGGAAGAAGCTGGTGGCCCCGCCCATGAACGTGTCTCTGGACCGCAGCGAGGGATCCCTCCTCTCTGACGACGCCTTGGATACGGGCGACGATCTGGACATCAACGTGGACGAGCTGGACACACCTGACGAGGCCGACTCCCTGGAGTTCAACGGAatag GTGACCCCCAGGGGTCCAATCAGGAAGCAGACAGGGAGCCTAGCGAGGCTATCCCAGAATACAGTGCAGAGGAGGAGCGACAGGACGCCAAACTGTGGAGGACAGTCGTCATCGGGGAGCAGGAGCACCGCATCGACATGAAGTGTATTGAGTCTTACCAAAGAGTCATCTCTCatggag gTTACTATGGTGACCTGAATGCCATCATCGTGTTTGCAGCGTGCTTCCTACCGGACAGTAACTGTGATGATTATCATTACGTCATGGAGAACCTCTTCCT GTATGTGATCAGCACTCTGGAGCTCATGGTTGCTGAAGACTACATGATTGTGTATCTGAATGGAGCCACACCCCGCAGGAGGATGCCTGGAATAGGTTGGATGAAGAAGTGCTACCATATGATTGACAGGAG GCTCAGGAAGAATCTGAAATCCTTTATCATTGTCCATCCGTCTTGGTTTATCCGAACAGTGTTGGGAATCATCAGACCCTTCATAAG